Proteins encoded together in one Campylobacter concisus window:
- a CDS encoding RNA polymerase sigma factor FliA: MHELKQKQLNAYKNTIKKEQDEIVLKYMPALRAMAFRLKERLPSSIDTNDLISIGVEEMIKLSRKYDKEQNDSFWGYGKKRIYGSMLDYLRTLDVVSRSDRKLVKSINSEIDNYFNEFEEEPSDEYLAEKLNEDIEKIREARGVSGIITILPIDEQMELIGQNDVEKSIEREDLILKIEEALKDFDERDQMLVQLYYYEELNLKEISQIMNISESRISQIHKRLLDRIRRSLGV, encoded by the coding sequence ATGCACGAGTTAAAGCAAAAGCAGCTTAACGCTTATAAAAACACGATAAAAAAAGAACAAGACGAGATTGTCTTAAAATACATGCCAGCACTGCGTGCAATGGCGTTTAGACTTAAAGAGAGGTTGCCATCAAGTATAGATACAAATGACCTAATAAGCATTGGTGTTGAAGAGATGATAAAACTTAGTAGGAAGTATGACAAGGAGCAAAATGACTCTTTTTGGGGTTATGGCAAAAAGAGAATTTATGGCTCTATGCTTGATTATCTAAGGACGCTTGATGTTGTTAGCAGAAGCGATAGAAAGCTGGTAAAGAGCATAAATAGCGAGATAGATAACTACTTTAATGAATTTGAAGAAGAGCCAAGCGATGAGTATTTGGCCGAAAAGCTTAATGAAGATATTGAGAAGATAAGAGAGGCAAGAGGCGTTAGCGGTATTATCACTATTTTGCCAATAGATGAGCAAATGGAGCTAATTGGTCAAAATGATGTCGAGAAAAGCATTGAGAGAGAGGATCTTATTTTAAAAATAGAAGAAGCTTTAAAAGATTTTGACGAAAGAGATCAGATGTTGGTTCAGCTTTATTATTATGAAGAGCTAAATTTAAAAGAGATAAGCCAGATCATGAATATCAGCGAGAGTAGAATTTCACAAATTCATAAACGTTTGCTTGATCGTATCAGGCGTAGCTTGGGGGTTTAA
- the sppA gene encoding signal peptide peptidase SppA, which translates to MQILRFIFRGILGIFKFINNYFKALIFLLILFFIFAPDGKIKEPNLARIDIIGTIMDTSEILEALEKARLDSNIKGVLLYIDSPGGALSPSVELAMAVKRLKESKKVLAYAAGNMASGSYYAGVNAGTIIANPGAFIGSIGVIMQGANIENLAKNLGVSEQVVKAGEFKEAGTFMRSWSKQERESLQGLVNDAYMLFVSNVAEARNLDIKKKDEWANARVFLAHNALKMGLIDSLGSYIDAQNELAKMSLVDEPVWQEKPQIEKIMEKFTKQGINSLLSAFFETKLK; encoded by the coding sequence TTGCAAATTTTAAGGTTTATTTTTAGAGGGATTTTGGGAATTTTTAAATTTATCAATAACTACTTTAAGGCGCTCATATTTTTACTCATCTTATTTTTTATTTTCGCGCCAGATGGCAAGATAAAAGAGCCAAATTTAGCCCGCATAGACATCATCGGCACGATAATGGATACAAGCGAAATTTTAGAAGCGCTAGAAAAAGCAAGACTTGATAGCAACATCAAAGGTGTGCTACTCTACATCGACAGCCCAGGCGGCGCGCTAAGTCCTAGCGTGGAGCTAGCCATGGCGGTCAAGCGGCTAAAAGAGAGCAAAAAAGTGCTCGCATACGCAGCTGGCAACATGGCAAGTGGCAGCTACTACGCTGGCGTAAATGCTGGTACTATCATTGCAAACCCAGGCGCTTTCATAGGCTCCATTGGTGTCATCATGCAAGGGGCAAACATCGAAAATTTAGCCAAAAATTTAGGCGTGAGCGAGCAGGTGGTGAAGGCTGGCGAGTTTAAAGAGGCTGGCACCTTTATGAGGAGCTGGAGCAAGCAAGAGCGTGAGAGCTTGCAAGGGCTCGTAAATGACGCTTATATGCTCTTTGTGAGCAACGTGGCAGAGGCTAGAAATTTAGACATCAAGAAAAAAGACGAGTGGGCAAACGCAAGGGTCTTTTTAGCTCATAATGCCCTAAAAATGGGGCTAATTGATAGCCTTGGCAGCTACATAGACGCTCAAAACGAGCTAGCTAAAATGAGCCTCGTAGATGAGCCAGTTTGGCAAGAAAAACCGCAGATCGAAAAGATAATGGAGAAATTTACAAAGCAAGGCATAAACTCGCTTCTTAGTGCATTTTTTGAGACAAAGCTCAAATAA
- the fliY gene encoding flagellar motor switch protein FliY produces the protein MMNDFFNIFSNELKATIEGLTGRAPEVGERNEFDAPTQNGIKPPVVMANISLSGDINAKTEIVCTPVLISAISEWMMGEEEISKNENLGSDELDAAKEIFSNLFSAFSTSLGAQKGMPKINFEVINVNFLDENSSLDFSVYEKLFLFNVKIEDLSEHIGFACDHSLMKFFEPTKTEAPAAPASTPHAAKGDFSAEEMRNIGLIMDVRLPIRVRIGSKRMLLKDVLTMDIGSVIELNQLANDPLEILIGDKVIALGEVVIIDGNFGIQITQIGSKRERLQQLK, from the coding sequence ATGATGAATGATTTTTTTAATATATTTTCTAACGAATTAAAAGCTACTATCGAAGGACTTACGGGCAGAGCTCCAGAGGTTGGTGAAAGAAATGAGTTTGACGCGCCAACGCAAAATGGCATAAAGCCTCCAGTAGTGATGGCCAATATCTCTTTAAGCGGCGACATCAATGCTAAAACAGAGATAGTATGCACTCCGGTTTTAATAAGTGCCATTAGCGAATGGATGATGGGCGAAGAGGAAATTTCAAAGAATGAAAATTTAGGCAGTGATGAGCTTGACGCCGCAAAAGAGATATTTTCAAACCTTTTTAGTGCTTTTAGTACATCCTTGGGCGCTCAAAAGGGCATGCCAAAGATAAATTTTGAAGTAATAAATGTAAATTTTTTAGATGAAAATTCTTCGCTTGATTTTAGTGTTTATGAAAAGCTATTTTTATTTAATGTCAAAATCGAAGATCTAAGTGAGCATATCGGTTTTGCTTGCGATCATTCGCTGATGAAATTTTTTGAGCCAACAAAGACCGAAGCACCAGCTGCACCAGCGAGCACTCCTCATGCAGCTAAGGGCGATTTTAGCGCTGAAGAGATGAGAAATATCGGACTTATAATGGATGTTAGGCTCCCTATTCGTGTTCGTATTGGATCAAAAAGAATGCTTTTAAAAGATGTGCTTACCATGGATATTGGCTCAGTTATCGAGCTAAATCAATTAGCAAACGATCCGCTTGAAATTTTGATCGGCGATAAGGTAATAGCTCTTGGCGAAGTTGTCATAATCGATGGAAACTTTGGCATCCAGATCACTCAGATAGGCTCAAAACGCGAGAGGCTCCAACAGTTAAAATAA
- the mnmA gene encoding tRNA 2-thiouridine(34) synthase MnmA, with translation MKIMVAMSGGVDSTMTAKFLQEAGHEVQGCYMMLHQKPGYHEENIRKVKKVGEYLGIKVHILDLQDKFNEFVYDPFVKLYKEGKTPNPCALCNKFIKLGALLDFAKANGCEKLATGHYVQVIDGFITCAKDPSKDQSYFLAQVPKEILKDVIFPLGDKFKKDIKELARSVKVLEEFATQAESSEICFVEDTYIEVLNKHYNTNLPGNVVDKDGKIIGRHQGYMHYTIGKRRGFEVFGAHEPHFVIKINADKNEIVVGTKDDLAQKVVELENVNLFIDKDKFECETKIRYRSPKLDAFVEVDKENKTAKLTLNQNALGVAQGQLCVMYDGDKVIASGFIKG, from the coding sequence ATGAAAATAATGGTCGCAATGAGCGGTGGTGTAGATAGCACTATGACGGCTAAATTTCTGCAAGAAGCTGGTCATGAAGTGCAAGGCTGCTATATGATGCTACATCAGAAGCCAGGATATCACGAAGAAAATATCAGAAAAGTAAAAAAAGTAGGCGAGTATCTTGGCATAAAGGTGCATATTTTGGATCTGCAGGATAAATTTAACGAGTTTGTCTATGATCCTTTTGTGAAGCTCTATAAAGAGGGCAAGACGCCAAATCCTTGTGCTTTGTGCAATAAATTTATAAAACTTGGTGCGCTGCTTGATTTTGCAAAGGCAAATGGCTGTGAGAAGCTTGCTACTGGGCATTATGTGCAAGTTATTGATGGATTTATCACATGTGCAAAAGATCCTAGCAAGGATCAAAGCTACTTTTTAGCTCAAGTGCCAAAAGAGATATTAAAAGATGTTATTTTCCCGCTTGGGGATAAATTTAAAAAAGATATAAAAGAGCTTGCAAGAAGTGTAAAAGTGCTTGAAGAATTTGCTACGCAGGCAGAAAGTAGTGAAATTTGCTTTGTGGAAGATACTTATATCGAGGTTTTAAATAAGCATTACAATACAAATTTACCAGGAAACGTAGTTGATAAAGATGGCAAAATAATCGGCCGCCACCAAGGCTATATGCACTATACTATCGGTAAGCGCCGCGGTTTTGAGGTTTTTGGCGCCCATGAGCCACACTTTGTTATAAAGATAAATGCCGATAAAAACGAGATCGTTGTAGGAACAAAAGATGACTTGGCTCAAAAGGTAGTCGAGCTTGAAAACGTAAATTTATTTATAGATAAAGATAAATTTGAGTGCGAAACCAAGATAAGATATAGAAGCCCTAAACTTGATGCTTTTGTTGAGGTTGATAAAGAGAATAAAACGGCAAAATTAACGCTAAATCAAAATGCACTTGGTGTGGCGCAAGGCCAGCTTTGTGTTATGTATGATGGCGATAAGGTTATTGCAAGTGGATTTATAAAAGGCTAG
- a CDS encoding P-loop NTPase gives MNNQAQKLQNLVQSQSKSKNTHFIAITSGKGGVGKSTISANLANVLSKNGYKVGLFDADIGLANLDVILNVKMGKNLLHVLKGECSLKDILIPINKNLILIPGESGDEILKFNNQFLFERFLDEASELDELDFLIIDTGAGIGGSTQLFLEAADEVVVVTVPDPAAITDAYAVIKIVSRFKNSELLLLNMVKNEAEATRIYENIKRVANANIGPSLNLELIGFVASDKNVSRSIKQRTLFTDDAAYSEPSAQIKQIASNLLYRLERKVLNDEQSRSFGGFFKRLIEQF, from the coding sequence ATGAATAATCAAGCGCAAAAATTACAAAATTTAGTCCAGTCTCAAAGCAAGAGCAAAAATACGCATTTTATTGCGATAACTAGCGGCAAAGGCGGTGTTGGTAAGAGTACGATAAGTGCAAATTTAGCAAATGTTTTATCAAAAAATGGCTACAAAGTAGGACTATTTGACGCTGATATCGGCCTTGCAAACCTTGATGTCATCCTAAATGTAAAAATGGGTAAAAATTTACTTCACGTGCTAAAAGGCGAGTGCAGCCTAAAAGACATCTTGATACCTATAAATAAAAATTTGATCCTCATTCCTGGTGAAAGCGGTGATGAAATTTTAAAATTTAACAATCAATTTTTATTTGAGAGGTTTTTAGACGAGGCGAGCGAGCTTGATGAGCTTGATTTTTTGATCATCGATACTGGAGCTGGCATAGGCGGTAGCACGCAGCTATTTTTAGAGGCAGCTGATGAGGTCGTGGTGGTGACTGTGCCTGATCCTGCAGCGATAACCGATGCATACGCTGTCATAAAGATCGTTTCAAGGTTTAAAAATAGTGAGCTTTTGCTTTTAAATATGGTAAAAAATGAGGCAGAAGCGACTAGAATTTATGAAAATATCAAACGCGTTGCTAATGCAAATATCGGGCCTAGCTTAAATTTAGAGCTTATAGGATTTGTGGCTTCTGATAAGAATGTTTCAAGAAGTATAAAACAACGAACGCTTTTTACAGACGACGCTGCTTATTCTGAGCCTAGCGCTCAGATAAAACAGATAGCTTCGAATTTACTTTATAGGTTGGAACGAAAAGTGCTTAACGATGAGCAAAGTAGGAGCTTTGGGGGCTTCTTTAAGCGTTTGATAGAACAATTTTGA
- the aroQ gene encoding type II 3-dehydroquinate dehydratase yields MDKKLKIMVIQGPNINMLGAREPGIYGVMKMEDIHSQMKIVADQNDVEIEFFQSNLEGELVDKIQECLGDADGIIINPAAYTHTSIAIRDALSAVALPVIEVHISNVYRREEFRHKSLIAPVAAGQIVGFGPVGYHLAMIGMLQIFEQIKAVRANQNAQ; encoded by the coding sequence ATGGATAAGAAGCTAAAAATAATGGTTATCCAAGGCCCAAATATCAACATGCTTGGCGCTAGAGAGCCAGGAATTTACGGCGTTATGAAGATGGAGGATATCCACTCTCAAATGAAGATCGTTGCCGATCAAAATGACGTTGAGATCGAGTTTTTTCAAAGCAACCTTGAGGGCGAGCTAGTCGATAAGATCCAAGAGTGCTTGGGCGATGCTGACGGCATCATCATAAACCCAGCTGCCTACACTCACACTTCTATTGCTATCCGTGACGCGCTAAGTGCGGTTGCGCTGCCAGTTATCGAGGTGCATATCAGCAACGTTTATAGAAGAGAAGAGTTCCGCCACAAAAGCCTCATCGCACCAGTTGCAGCAGGCCAGATCGTGGGCTTTGGACCAGTTGGCTATCATTTAGCGATGATAGGCATGCTTCAAATTTTTGAGCAAATCAAAGCAGTAAGAGCAAATCAAAACGCACAATGA
- the flhF gene encoding flagellar biosynthesis protein FlhF, whose translation MATKFHTFTGESTIEALKKAQETCGEKAILVTTKQIQAKTINKKPLYEILVSVEEDDVKQPLKPNTKAINYENAYSKFNKNYEPAKPKFEIKEEPAKFEAKTASPEPYDPNESVLLNISAAAKEISTIANVNIDDVKDKESSIPSGMNKKIDDVAKQVSVLSEKIGLITDMIWDEKAPNRNNLLIPPEFASIYKLAKQSGMKDEHLEAIMQTTLENLPVSMKSNPTAVKRYFYSLLRNMLPCRKEPSDKKQRIMMLVGPTGVGKTTTLAKLAARFAYGNEKRYKTGIITLDTYRIGAVEQLFQYAKMMKLPILDVIEIDDFQNAIKQLNYCDVILIDTTGNSQYDKEKLERLDKFLKHSGAKIDVNLVLSAGSKVEDLIEIYNGFSFLDIDTLIITKFDETKIFGNVFSLIYETNTPVSYFSVGQEVPDDLVEAKSEFLVECVFDGFTKQKASDE comes from the coding sequence ATGGCTACAAAATTTCATACTTTTACAGGCGAGAGCACCATTGAGGCTTTGAAAAAGGCTCAAGAAACGTGCGGCGAAAAGGCCATATTAGTTACTACAAAACAAATTCAAGCCAAAACGATAAATAAAAAACCGCTTTATGAAATTTTAGTAAGCGTCGAAGAGGACGACGTGAAGCAGCCTCTAAAACCAAATACAAAAGCCATAAATTACGAAAATGCCTATTCTAAATTTAATAAAAACTATGAACCTGCTAAGCCAAAATTTGAGATAAAAGAAGAACCGGCTAAATTTGAAGCAAAGACGGCATCGCCAGAGCCTTACGATCCAAACGAGAGCGTGCTTTTAAATATCTCAGCTGCTGCAAAAGAGATAAGCACGATCGCAAATGTAAATATCGATGACGTCAAAGATAAAGAGTCAAGCATACCAAGCGGCATGAATAAAAAAATAGACGATGTGGCAAAGCAAGTAAGCGTGCTAAGCGAGAAAATAGGGCTCATAACTGACATGATCTGGGACGAGAAAGCCCCAAATCGCAATAATCTTTTGATCCCACCTGAGTTTGCTAGCATCTATAAACTCGCAAAACAAAGCGGTATGAAAGATGAGCATTTAGAGGCTATCATGCAAACGACGCTTGAAAATTTGCCAGTTTCGATGAAGAGCAATCCAACCGCAGTAAAAAGATATTTCTACTCGCTTTTGCGAAATATGCTACCTTGTAGAAAAGAGCCGAGCGATAAAAAACAGCGTATTATGATGCTAGTTGGCCCAACTGGAGTTGGTAAGACTACGACTCTTGCAAAGCTAGCTGCTCGTTTTGCTTACGGCAATGAAAAACGCTATAAAACAGGTATCATCACGCTTGATACATATCGTATTGGAGCGGTTGAGCAGTTATTTCAATACGCTAAAATGATGAAGCTACCTATTCTAGATGTTATCGAGATAGATGACTTTCAAAATGCTATAAAGCAGCTTAATTATTGTGATGTGATACTTATTGATACGACTGGAAATTCTCAGTATGATAAAGAAAAGCTTGAAAGGCTTGATAAATTTTTAAAGCATAGCGGTGCAAAGATAGATGTAAATTTAGTCCTATCAGCTGGCTCAAAGGTTGAAGATCTAATAGAAATTTATAATGGGTTTTCATTTTTGGATATTGACACGCTGATAATCACCAAATTTGATGAGACAAAAATTTTTGGTAACGTCTTTTCGCTGATATATGAGACAAACACGCCGGTTAGCTACTTTAGCGTGGGCCAAGAGGTGCCTGATGATCTTGTGGAGGCAAAGAGCGAATTTTTAGTAGAGTGCGTGTTTGACGGCTTTACAAAGCAAAAGGCTAGCGATGAATAA
- a CDS encoding aminopeptidase P family protein has protein sequence MNFILKDENAVFYECGYSCDNEFLLCLDGVKYFFTDARYYFEAKSCVNAGVVVLLAQRNLINEVRAFLRKMKPSSLVFNPDELSLSEFNALSKGFKINFKPKANFSRIKRICKSEDEIKILKKASEFGAKCFDEFAKFVRENGEGMSEKELHFNASLIFRQKNELGLSFDPIVAINENAAKAHALPGDKILKNGDLLLLDAGVKFKRYCSDRTRTACFDENFNFSKEQKFKNAKMQEIYEIVKEAQAAAIKVARAGVRACEIDLAARSVIAKAGYEKVFFHSTGHGVGVDIHELPVISARSEMLIKEGMVFSVEPGIYLENEFGVRIEDVVVAREGGCEIL, from the coding sequence ATGAATTTCATCTTAAAGGACGAAAACGCCGTATTTTACGAGTGCGGCTACAGCTGTGACAATGAGTTTTTGCTATGCCTTGACGGCGTGAAATACTTTTTTACGGATGCGAGGTATTATTTCGAGGCAAAAAGCTGCGTAAATGCAGGCGTGGTCGTTCTTTTGGCACAGAGAAATTTAATAAACGAGGTTAGGGCATTTTTAAGAAAGATGAAGCCAAGTAGCCTCGTTTTTAACCCTGATGAGCTAAGCTTAAGCGAGTTTAACGCGCTTAGTAAGGGTTTTAAGATAAATTTCAAACCAAAGGCAAATTTCTCTAGGATAAAGAGAATTTGCAAAAGCGAAGATGAGATAAAAATTTTAAAAAAGGCTAGCGAATTTGGAGCAAAATGCTTTGACGAATTTGCTAAATTTGTGCGTGAAAATGGCGAAGGGATGAGCGAAAAAGAGCTTCATTTCAACGCCTCGCTCATCTTTAGGCAAAAAAATGAGCTAGGTCTTAGCTTTGATCCTATCGTGGCGATAAACGAAAATGCCGCAAAGGCGCATGCGCTGCCTGGGGATAAAATTTTAAAAAATGGCGATTTGCTGCTACTTGATGCTGGGGTTAAATTTAAACGCTACTGCTCTGATCGCACTAGAACTGCTTGCTTTGATGAAAATTTTAACTTCTCAAAGGAGCAAAAATTTAAAAACGCCAAGATGCAAGAAATTTACGAGATCGTAAAAGAGGCTCAGGCTGCTGCGATAAAGGTTGCTAGAGCTGGCGTTAGGGCGTGTGAGATAGACCTTGCAGCAAGAAGCGTGATAGCAAAGGCTGGATATGAAAAGGTCTTTTTTCACTCGACAGGACATGGCGTGGGTGTCGATATACATGAGCTTCCAGTCATCTCAGCAAGGAGCGAAATGCTCATAAAAGAGGGCATGGTCTTTAGTGTGGAGCCTGGAATTTATCTAGAAAATGAATTTGGCGTGCGTATCGAAGACGTAGTGGTCGCAAGAGAAGGTGGGTGCGAAATTTTATGA
- a CDS encoding metal-dependent hydrolase, which translates to MEILKAKKIITGGENPKILRNSCVVIEGDKILEITSEKEAQKKFKEAKICDFGESVIAPAFINSHVHLEFSSNVSTLRYGDFIKWLGSIVDKGGELAKMDAKKAMNEAINSLLKSGVCAIGEISSFGSELEILAASPLKVVLFSEILGSNEQMAQQNLQNFLAKFEKTKDYKSQNFTPAISLHSPYSVHPKLAKAALEIAKKDGLLVSTHFLESKAEKQWLEDGSGGFKKHLLRFSQDPKPMYDAQGYFAMFREINTLFTHCVYVSDFAKFKPHHSVTHCAVSNRLLGKKTLNLKEIFKNNVSLNIGTDGLSSNISLNFWHELRAALFTHASLDLNELATKLFVAATHGGAKALRTNNGEIRAGRAADLAVYNDLECDDSELILQLILHTNEAKKLYIGGKICKF; encoded by the coding sequence ATGGAAATTTTAAAAGCAAAAAAGATCATCACTGGCGGAGAAAATCCAAAAATTTTAAGAAATTCTTGTGTTGTCATCGAGGGTGATAAAATTTTAGAAATTACAAGCGAAAAAGAGGCGCAAAAAAAATTTAAAGAGGCGAAAATTTGCGACTTTGGTGAGAGCGTGATCGCCCCAGCTTTTATAAACTCACACGTTCATTTGGAGTTTAGCTCAAACGTTAGCACGCTAAGATATGGTGACTTTATAAAATGGCTTGGCTCTATCGTCGATAAAGGCGGCGAGCTAGCTAAAATGGACGCTAAAAAAGCAATGAATGAAGCTATAAATTCGCTGCTAAAAAGCGGAGTTTGCGCCATTGGCGAGATATCTAGCTTTGGCTCGGAGCTTGAAATTTTAGCCGCTAGTCCGCTAAAAGTCGTGCTTTTTAGTGAAATTTTAGGCTCAAATGAGCAGATGGCTCAGCAAAATTTGCAAAATTTCTTAGCTAAATTTGAAAAAACAAAGGACTACAAAAGCCAAAATTTCACTCCAGCTATCTCGCTGCACTCGCCCTACTCTGTGCATCCAAAGCTAGCCAAAGCCGCCCTTGAGATAGCTAAAAAGGATGGTCTTCTTGTAAGCACGCACTTTTTAGAGAGCAAGGCTGAAAAGCAGTGGCTAGAGGACGGCAGTGGTGGCTTTAAAAAGCATCTTTTAAGATTTAGTCAAGACCCAAAGCCGATGTATGACGCGCAGGGCTACTTTGCGATGTTTCGTGAGATAAATACTCTATTTACGCACTGCGTTTATGTGAGTGATTTTGCTAAATTTAAGCCTCACCACAGCGTGACGCACTGCGCCGTTTCAAACAGACTACTTGGTAAAAAGACGCTAAATTTAAAAGAAATTTTCAAAAATAACGTCAGTCTAAACATCGGCACAGACGGCCTTAGCTCAAATATCAGCCTAAATTTCTGGCATGAGCTACGAGCCGCCCTATTTACCCACGCTAGCCTTGATCTAAACGAGCTTGCCACCAAGCTTTTTGTCGCTGCAACGCATGGGGGCGCAAAGGCACTTAGGACAAATAACGGCGAGATAAGGGCTGGACGCGCGGCTGATCTTGCCGTATATAACGACCTAGAGTGCGATGATAGCGAGCTAATACTTCAGCTCATACTTCATACAAACGAAGCTAAAAAACTATATATCGGAGGCAAAATTTGCAAATTTTAA
- the folK gene encoding 2-amino-4-hydroxy-6-hydroxymethyldihydropteridine diphosphokinase, translating to MRLAGARKIVKSRFCPSFFQKRDEFKYEALVGMGGNIGDSAKRFDKFIRAVSEDRRFHVVEVSPILINAAFGYEAQDDFSNAVINLQTSMSPRDLLKILRHYESKFKRVRTFKNAPRTLDLDILYFSKKVYKTPRLIVPHPGADKRLSVIVPLGLMRG from the coding sequence ATGAGGCTAGCTGGAGCAAGAAAGATCGTAAAAAGCCGTTTTTGCCCTAGTTTTTTTCAAAAAAGAGATGAGTTTAAGTATGAGGCGCTAGTTGGCATGGGTGGCAACATCGGTGATAGCGCAAAGAGGTTTGATAAATTTATAAGAGCAGTTAGTGAAGATAGGCGTTTTCACGTAGTTGAAGTCTCGCCGATCCTTATAAATGCTGCGTTTGGCTATGAAGCGCAGGATGACTTTAGTAACGCTGTTATAAATTTACAAACATCTATGAGCCCTCGGGATTTGCTAAAAATTTTGAGGCACTATGAGAGTAAATTTAAGCGCGTGAGGACGTTTAAAAATGCGCCACGTACGCTTGATCTAGATATTTTGTATTTTAGTAAAAAAGTCTATAAGACGCCGCGCCTTATCGTCCCGCACCCAGGAGCTGATAAGAGGCTTAGCGTGATCGTGCCACTAGGGCTTATGAGAGGTTAA
- the fliM gene encoding flagellar motor switch protein FliM: protein MADILSQEEIDALLEVVDEDGDTSNIEVEERSQGEQKQIIIYDFKRPNRVSKEQLRAIKGIHDKLARNLASQISSVMRSIVEIRLHSVDQMTYGEFLMSLPSPTSFNVFSIKPLDGNCVLEINPSIAFPMIDRLLGGTGENFEANRELTDIEVNLLDAVLRMIMQRLKESWSMITDMYPNVEAKESSPNVVQIVSQNEIVIMVVMEIIVGGSSGMINLCYPVIYLEPILSRLANRDIMLGETSAKKSRNKELKTLIGRAEILYEAILGKSIISVNEFLNLKEGDILRLDRGADDKAIVCIDKKEVFLAEVGLHRFRKSIRIEQLIRSDKDEIKNILEKYEEERKAKLMAYEANERKMEEEEDDEDDE, encoded by the coding sequence ATGGCTGATATTTTAAGTCAAGAAGAGATAGACGCGCTACTTGAAGTTGTTGATGAAGACGGCGATACGAGTAATATCGAGGTCGAAGAGAGATCGCAAGGCGAACAAAAACAGATTATTATTTATGATTTTAAGCGTCCAAACCGCGTTAGTAAAGAGCAACTCCGTGCGATAAAAGGCATTCATGATAAGCTTGCTAGAAATTTGGCTAGTCAAATTTCTAGTGTTATGAGAAGTATTGTCGAGATCAGACTTCACAGTGTTGATCAAATGACTTATGGCGAATTTTTGATGAGTTTGCCAAGTCCAACTAGTTTCAACGTCTTTTCTATAAAGCCGCTTGATGGAAACTGTGTTTTGGAGATAAATCCAAGTATTGCTTTTCCAATGATAGATCGTTTGCTTGGCGGAACTGGTGAAAATTTTGAGGCAAATAGAGAGCTAACCGACATTGAAGTAAATTTGCTTGATGCGGTGCTTAGAATGATCATGCAGCGTCTAAAAGAGAGCTGGTCGATGATAACTGATATGTATCCAAATGTGGAAGCCAAAGAGAGTAGCCCAAATGTCGTACAGATCGTCTCTCAAAATGAGATCGTCATCATGGTCGTTATGGAAATCATAGTTGGTGGCTCAAGCGGTATGATAAATTTATGCTATCCAGTCATCTATCTTGAACCGATACTCTCACGCCTTGCAAACAGGGACATTATGCTTGGTGAAACGAGTGCAAAAAAAAGTAGAAACAAAGAGCTAAAAACACTTATCGGACGAGCAGAAATTTTATATGAAGCCATACTTGGCAAATCGATCATCAGCGTAAATGAGTTTTTAAATTTAAAAGAAGGCGATATTTTAAGGCTTGATAGAGGAGCTGATGATAAGGCGATCGTTTGTATCGATAAAAAAGAAGTTTTCTTAGCTGAAGTTGGGCTTCATAGATTTAGAAAATCTATAAGGATTGAGCAGTTAATACGCTCTGATAAAGATGAAATCAAAAATATCTTAGAAAAATACGAAGAAGAGCGAAAAGCAAAGCTAATGGCGTATGAAGCTAATGAGCGCAAAATGGAAGAAGAAGAGGACGACGAAGATGATGAATGA
- a CDS encoding TIGR00730 family Rossman fold protein — protein sequence MNNELVSDLLNFPNVLKYKNKNVTFFGSARFDEENFYCKKAYELAYKLNELGYAILTGGGDGIMRAANKGAFDSAKSPSIALNVRLPFEQNTNPYVTAKYLFSNLSPRKFALTDRSVAFVVFPGGFGTLDELFEILVLAQVGSKKVKIFLFGSEFWQGLDEFIKNTLVSQKTIKKEDINLYKITDDLELIANEILTI from the coding sequence ATGAATAATGAATTAGTTAGCGATCTTTTAAATTTTCCAAATGTCTTAAAATATAAAAATAAAAATGTTACCTTCTTTGGCTCGGCTAGATTTGATGAAGAAAATTTCTACTGCAAAAAGGCTTATGAACTAGCTTACAAACTAAACGAGCTAGGGTATGCCATCTTAACTGGTGGCGGAGACGGCATAATGAGAGCCGCAAACAAGGGCGCGTTTGATAGTGCAAAATCGCCAAGCATAGCCCTAAATGTGAGGCTTCCGTTTGAACAAAATACAAACCCTTACGTTACGGCAAAATACCTCTTTTCAAATTTAAGCCCAAGAAAATTTGCACTTACCGATCGTTCAGTCGCATTTGTCGTCTTTCCGGGTGGCTTTGGCACTCTTGATGAACTTTTTGAAATTTTAGTACTTGCTCAAGTTGGTAGTAAAAAAGTAAAAATTTTTCTTTTTGGGAGCGAGTTTTGGCAAGGGCTTGATGAATTTATAAAAAATACGCTAGTTAGCCAAAAAACAATAAAAAAAGAAGATATAAATTTATACAAAATCACCGATGATTTAGAGCTTATCGCAAACGAAATTTTGACTATTTAA